TTGAGTTAGGttgacgacaacaacaacaacaacaacaataataacaataataatgatgacGACGTGGTCGAATTATAATTAGCTACgtgaaaaaatgattttacaaaatcggagttaaaaaataatagcaTGAATCTTTTCTCAACATAaataagtcttttctcaaaatttgatagcATATTTTAGCTTTTTTCCCTCCACTAAATTTCAAATCAATACAAAATCGATTCTACATTTAGTTTATCTTATTATATTAAACttaatcttattttttaaaaaataaaaaataaagaaagaagtTGTTGCCTTTTGTTAATAACACTGTTTGCATGTGCACCTTTGTCCCATTACAATCAAAATTTGTCTTGAACATGTTTTTCTACTACAGTGGAAGAATGAGTTGACACGGTGGTATCAGCATGTTAgctttttttcaataaaattaattcaGATGGCATTTTAGTCATTTAACAATAACCATAATTTATGTGCACTTTAATGGCGAAATCTATCGATGGCCCCTTAAAAttgacaccaactttcacttagataactaaatcaggagatgttcattttagacacctaatgTAAGGGTCTGATGTGTCATGTTGACACTTTTTAAATAATCTGTTATTGGACTCAAGCGCGTGTATTACAATTTCGTCCACATGGATTAGTTAGCCAATTATATCATGCCAATTATGTCTTCTTTACACGTCATATTAGCTTTAAATTTAAAGTGTCAAAAGTTGATCTTCAACTCCATTTTCTCTTCTTCAGTTCAAAAACCCATTTTCTCTTCTTCAGTTCACTGATCAAAATCCTAGGTAAGAATATGAAAGTTCaatctttcttgattttcattcaattcttagttagtactaactgttatgttagtttatgttgcCAATTTCCAGGTTTAAAGGTTGAAATCAAGTGTTGGAGATTGCATTTTTGTTGGGCTTTTTGACATTTCTATCAACTACTTCTTGTgtttgcatgtttcattcttgaagaagaaggtgTATGTTCTGTTTGTTTCCACTCTCTTTTAGCATTTTGTAACTAGAGTTTTTTTTCGGAAATTGCACCGATAAAGTAAGGGGTTTTTTGGGTATTTCCTTGTGTTGGGGTCTTCTTTTTGAGATATGAACGACTATATATTGATATGTTTTCATCATTAGGGTCATGTTATCGCAGATCTTAACCTTACTTACAGAGGAGAAATAGATGTATTTGTTGTTGCCATTAATAAAAATCATTTTAGCCTTGTCGAGTTTTTTTCATACACTAAAGACCTTGGGTACACAAATGTGAAGGATTTTTACTGTCAAAATGAAATTAACAATGAATTTGTCCAAGTTACTTCTGATATTCAATTGTTACTATGTGAAAGACTTAATAGATGGTAATGACTTTAATGTTTATGTGGTCCATAAAATTAATGAGTTAGAGGAATTACCAACTCCAGCTGGTCTTTTAGCATGGCCAGActattttgatgttgaaaatgtGGAGAATGAGAttatttcagatgtgaatgAGACTGAGGATGTTTCAGATGTAAATGAGGCTCCAGCTGAGTCAGATCTGCATAATAGTGACTCAAATGTAAATGTCATTCCTGATGAAGATGGTTCAGATGTTGATGAAGAATTGAGATTCTTTAAATCTGAAAGGAGGAACAAAAGAAATATTAATcctaagagaaaaaagaaagtacctgaagaaATACCAGTAGGTGAAGCTGGTATTGATAGAAGCTTTGAAGATATTGGAAGAAATAAGAAGGATAGATATGTTGGCAGATTAGGAGGAGATGAAGAGTATATTGATAACTCAGACTGTGATAGTGATAATAGCACAGATGTTCTAGATGTAGAAGTTGTTAGGGGTGTTGATCAACTAGGAAGAAGGAAGAGTAAAAAGGTTGGGCATGATGCTGAATGTGAAGTTGCTATTTTTGAATTTGGAATGATATTTGAAAATACTAAACAATTTAGAAAGGCTTTGGCAAATTATGCAGTAGAATACAATTATCAGATTAAGTTAAGGCCTAATGAAGCTCAAAGGGTGAGGGctaaatataaattcaaagaaaaatgcaaatgGTTGTGTTATGGTGTAATTGATAGAGATTCTGGTAACTTTTTGATCAAGAACTATCATCCTACACATAAGTGTTCTCCatcaaataagaataaaatgtgTACAAGTAAATTCCTAGCAAACAAATTCAAGGATGAAATAACTAAACAATCATCCATAAAGATTTGGAAAATACAAGAATTGTGCAGGCAGAAGTTAGGATTGTATGTGGGTAGGACCTTCTATTACAAGGCAAAGCTAATGATTCTTAGAGAATTCATGGGTGACTGAAATATGAAATTTGCAAGATTATGTGATTATGCTAAGGTTATAAAATAGACCAATCCTACTAGTTCTGTTTTTTTAAGAatggttagagaaacttcacCAGGAAAGAATTTATTTGTATACTTCTATGTGTGCTTGGATGCATTGAAAAAGGGGTGGAAGTAAGGATGTAGAAGAATAATAGGATTTGATGGATGTTTCTTAAAGGGTGCTTTCAAAGGTGAACTTCTAGTAGCAGTTGGCAAGAATGGAAACAATCAAATATTTCCTATAGCCTGAGCAGTTGTAGATAAGGAAACTAAGCATAGTTGGAGTTTTTTTATCAATTACTTGAAAGAGGACCTGCAGTTGGGTACTGTACAGGATTTTACTGTGATGGCAGATATGCAAAAGGTAATTACCTATTATATTTGCTAAAGCTATTAAATTATCTATTAAGTATTGAattgcattttattttctttgcgGGTTTTTCATACAGTTGTTGATGAACTGCTACCAAATGCTGAAGTTAGAAGGTGTGCTAGACATATTTGGTCTAATTGGAATCAAACCTGGAAGGGAGAGGAAAGGAGAAAACAATTCTGGAGATATTTAAAGACAAGTTTTGAAGTGAAATTCAAGGATGAGCTTCATGAAATGAGCAAACTTGATAAGGATATTTGTGCTAACTTATTGCATTATCCAAAAGTGTCATGGGTTAGGGCATTCTTTCAAGAGCATTTCAAATGCGATGTAATTGAAAATAACATGTGTGAGACTTTTAACTCATTGATCATATCATGTagacacaaatctataataacCATGTTGGAGGAAATTAGGAGAAAGATATTGACAAGAACTGTGGACATGATTAAGTTTGCCAACACCTGAATATCTGATATTGCACCTATGGCTAGACTTATCTTAGAGGAGAATAAGGACAAGTCTAGGACATGCAAGGTGATTTGGAATGATGATGTTGGGTTTGAGATTGAAGAAGGGGAGTACAGACATACAGTTAACTTGGCTCATAGAGTTTGTAGTTGTCGAACTTGACAACTGAGAGGCATTCTATGCCAGCATTCTATTGCTGCTTTGTGCCACATAGAACAGGAGCCTAAACCTCTTGTGGAGCATTGGTATAAGAAGGATACCTTCTTAAAGGTTTATAGTCATTTAATCTAACCAATTCCAAATATGAAGATGTGGCCTGAAACTAACAATTCAAGGATTGAACCTCCTAAACCTAAATCAATGTCTGGCAGACCtgcaagaaatagaagaaagggCACAGCTGAAAcaagaaaaaagatgaaaaaatagccaaaaaggGGGTAAAACAGACTTGTTCCATGTGTAAACAACAAGGTCATAACAACAGATATTGCAAGgtaacataatttatacttgcttGTGTCTTTTTTAATCACTTGTTGAATTTttaatgaacatatattttaTGCTTAAATATTCAGATTGTTGGTCAAAGTTCAGAAGCAGCTATCCATAATTCACAATTTACTGGTCAAATCTCACAAAAAAATAGCCAACCTGAACCAAAAAACTTTAGCCAACCTGAACAAATAACATTCAGCCAACctgcatcaacaacatcaagcaAGAATGCTTCTTCAACAACAGTTTGTGCTGATACAAGTAGAGTTAAGAGGGTGAATGATACAAGCTCAAGACAACCACCATTATATGTGGATACAAGTATTCCTGttacaagaggaataacaagtTAACTACCTCGGAAGAGAAAAGAGATTATTGGACAAAAGAGAGGAGGAGTTGTAACTAGAGAAGATTCTTCAAGAGGGGGGACAAAGAAGCCAACTAATGGTGGATCAAGTAATATTGGATTTGGCATATTCACAAGTGCAAGTGAAATCCAAATACTCAATgtatgttgttttctcctttggTTACAAACTAATCTTCATAAGTGCAGCTTACTTACCAATTTTGGTTTCTCCTTTTCTGTAAAAACAATCAGGAACTTCAAGTCAAAGAATTCTACCAACAGGTTTAAATTTTAAAGATGCAAGTTCAACAGGCATAGACCTTGGTTTTAAGCCTAGAAGCTTGAGATAGAAAAATAGAGATGTTGTCACTACCTCCCATTTGCAGCAAATtgcaaacaaaaagaagaagtaacAGGAACACCAGTTTGAATACTTTTTGCTATGTAACGTAATAACCAAACAATTGTTGTTTTTTGCTTTATTCTGGTACTATTAAACACTTTTGAGAATTGTAACGCTGTTAAACCGATCCACTGATCTTGGTATTTAGCATAATGCTAACTTTGAGTTCATTGTGGATTATATTTTTGAGTTACATTGtgatattatttaaatatttttggtattAAATTGTCATGTCACATAATGCAATTGTTGCCTTGTTTCTCAAATATCTTGCAGAATACCATTGATGAAGGCAATGAAAAGCTATCACAATATCCAACAATTTGTAGAATTTTGAACTTTTCATGTATAAACCAAATAATTTGTTAGGAATTTTTAATAAGTGAAATATGTATTCACTTCAACAAGATGTGaattgtgaattgtatataacaataacatcaaaatacataCAAATATGGCCCTGCTAGAAATTTACAGCAATAACAACATGAAGTTTCATTTCATTCAAAACATAGACAACTTTACagcaacaacatcaaaataatactaCACCACCACTTATACCTAATGATAGACCACCACCTATACCTGAACAACACAACACATTTTAACAATTAGGCTTCAATGTCCATATTTCAAACATTACCAACCTAGTAGCGATGACaccaacaataaatatatttcttgctCGATTTATTTTTTCGTCAAAAGCCTTGACTTTCTTCAACAAACCCCATATCACTTTATTTGCTTGATGAGGGTGTCGATCTtcataccaataaaaaaattacagcCACACATTTGCTACAAAatcaatcagaaaaaaaaaattagaagctCACAATTAACTATATAAttaactttaagaaaaataaagaattattttacttttgaaAGTTTACAAGTAAAAAATCTACGACCTGGATTTAGTTGGGTCCAAGAAGTTTTTAATAGTACTTCATTACCACATTTACAATATCGACATTCATCCAAAGAGGCCATGGAAGAGTTGGAGAAGCTCGACATGGAAGTGTAGGAGAAGCTTGacatgaaagagagaaaaacaaagaaaaagagagaaaactaattataatttttcaaatcagaGAAAGAAGCTAAGAATTAGggcaaaattgaagaagaaagggTATAAATACATAGATGAGAGAGATATTACCGTTATAGGCCAAGTGTGATGCCACATCAGATTAAAAAACAGCTTCTATGCGCCTCAGATAAGTGAAAAACACGCGAGATGCCAACTGTGTAAAAAGTGTCAATATGACACATCAGACCCTTACATAAGATGTCTAAAATGAATATCTCCTAATTTAGATGTCTAAGTAAAAATTGGTGTCAACTTTAAGGGTCACCGATTGGTTATCTTCACTTTAATTAAATGGATCAAAATTTCGGGTCCTACATTGAATGCTTTTTTGCACTAACTGCAACCTGACTTTTAGTTTCTCCATTTTACCTCTACTTTTACTTTTTACTCTTTTAGTTTTCATCAAAAATTCTGTAAATTCAATGTACTTTGAACCTTTTTTGGTAACTTAATATTCTCCAACTCTGTTAAACAATGTTATTGTAGTATGGATTCTAGGGACATTTTCttacaacaaatataaataaattattttgattggTCCGTATGCTTTATTACTGTAGCtattttgttaattttaataattttatttttcttgaatttttactTTTTGACGATGCCTTTTAAATTAAACATCTGATACAAGAAATTACATTCTTATTAGCAAcgttttgaaaaataatactaattGTTTGCTTAGCAATTTGAGGGTATTTCTGTAAATTTTTTGGTGGCTCTTCCatcttaatttgtttttttgttgttttttttattttttatatattaaaaaattacgtaaaaaatattataaatcatgataattgaagacctaaaatatttttaaaaaaaatatataaaaaatttgattgatttttgaaattaatttatcGGTGTCACATAAAATGGGACAAAAAAAGTAACATgtattatttaatttgtaaactacgtaaaaaatattgtaaatatCAATAATTAACAACATTTGATTGACTCTTAAATTTCTATACGTGCTACATATGTTGGGATAAATggagtaatatatattatttaaaaattatgtaaaaaaaatacaataaattacaataattaacaacttaaaatatttaaaaaacatataataagtTCAATTGACCCTCGAATCAGTGCCGCATAAATAGAAATATatgagtaacatatattatttaaaaataacgTAAAAGTAATATAGATCACAATaattaaaagattaaaaatttaaaaacatataaaacaTGAAGTTGATTCTCAAAATTTTATCAGTGCCACATAAATTAGGACAAGGAGAGtagcatatattatttaaaaattatgtaaaaggtattataaatcacaataattaagaacttaaaatatctaaaactcatattaaaatttaactGACTTTTTAAATTCTAtctatgtcacataaattgagacaaaaaaaataatagatctGGGCACGGGCACCTTTGTCTAGTATTAATACAAAATCTAATGATTGGAATGTTTAGGCATATATTCATTCTGGTCCTACAAGTGATGACGGAGCCAGAAATTCAAATAAATCTCAAAGAAGTTCACATTATCCTAGATCATATTACCTTAGTTTGAGAAATACgttattaataatttttgaattaaggATAAATCTTTAGAAAAAAGAATCAGTTCAATATACATATTTGTACTAACAATctttataaataaaatcatattttttgtttgtattGTGATGAAAGTATATTTTCATACTTGAGAAAATCTGTTGCAAATAAATATTCTTCAATTCTTAATTAGTGATTTTGGATTTCGAATATGGAGAACATAGAAACCTTTATTAGAAAATGTTTTCTTCCTTTAAATGAATTGTAGGTAatacataaatttgaattaatcaGCCAGCAAATACCAAAGACATGGTTATAGAAAAAATGTAAAACTAGACAAGCAAACTTCTCCAAATTGATGGAATCATAATCTGATCATCCATAGCgttttttttatttcctttctTTGTTTGAGAGGTGGATAgtttaatttattcaaataaaaatCCTTAATAATCTTATTCATTCTTAAAGAATAATAAGGTTTGTTTTTTAAAAGCAAATTATTGTTCTGAGTTCATGAATTGATTAATCTCATCTCCACTTGGTCCAACTAATAATTCAGAGAAGCTCACAATTCATTCGTCATTGTTTACATCttgattattaattaattaattaatttgaacaCTCAATTATCTACTCATATACCAAACAAAGGTGAGTACTGGTTTTAGTCAATTTTGAGCAGGTCAtctgtttttcttttatttattaataatttgtttaatttttttggtcaactaaaaaaaattaatggatCCCTGAATAAGGCTCACCATTTTTTTGacatttgtcttttttttttctctcaatttgtTAGAATTCTTTGAGGCTATTCTACTCTAAATCATAGCTCAGGTTTAATCTCTTGATGAGGCAGATATGGTCGAACTTTTTTTGACAATCAAATAATTTAACAAATTCACAAAGACCCTTTCATgtagatcaaataaatctcAAGGAGGTCCACATCATCCTAGTTTGGTACACGAATCACAGAAAAATCataagagagaaaaatcaagGAAAAAAAGAGATTTGTAATCATAATcttaatgaataaaattatttttaaaatttattttgtaacCGTAGTATATCTTCCATATTTGAGAAAATGTTGCAAACAATACATTTTTAGGTTTGGAATTACTTCtgggaaaaagaaagaaaaaaaattatgaagaaatatttttggagTTCGATTCTCATAAACAAGAATTTTCGACGGGTGTAAACATTCATCACCACTGACCAAAACAATAGAGTACGTGAAAATCAATATACAAAATTTTAACTCTAACCACACCAAAAGAGTTTAGTATTCACAATTAATCCTTCTCGAACTCCGTGGTCATCACATAGCGAGATTTTAGTGCATCcgatcaaaatttgaaattagagAAGAGAAATCATGTTCATGACAAGGAATAGTAATTCCCATATCATGATTAAACCCAAATTCTTCTTCAGCCCTTTGAAGCAAACTTTGAAATCCAGGATGTGTCAACCAAGAAATTGGAATTATATATCTTCTCCTATTTTCTCCAACATATACAACAAAatgtccttttgggacatcattTGGTAGCccattttcattttttccaaaGCTAGAACATTTTTTGAGGATTTGTTTAAGAGCTGCTGTTTGAGTTGCTTTCTTTAGagccattattattattatttttggagaGAATTGTGAAAGGAAAACACTAGTAGAATAGTTTGTGTGTTGGGAAATAATGAGAAAGAAAAGAGGTATATTTATGGGAAGAACAAAGGCATGTGAAGTGAATGGGGACAAAGAAACTATTATAGGGCTGTGGGTGTTTTGTGTGGTGGGTGGTCACTTGAAATAGACCACTCATCCCTCTTCTAGCCTCAAAAGtccaactttatttttttattttttataagagGTCTTCTACACGTATAAAATTACACTATTGAATCACATGCTAAAATCTCATGATTTACATAATTTAAAAGAAGCCAATTTGATTATTCTTTAGTAAAACATTCTTTAAAAGCGTCAAAAGATTATTAGCTTATGTGGTTTTgaccatatattttcatataagtTCTTGTAATTCGAATGAGATTTTCATGGCACAAATAGAGTAGTTAAATTGACCATCATACATGTAATCTCttgaaggggggggggggggggggacaaGGGAGTTGTACGTATTTCACACTGTTGAAAGTGATACTACAAAAACTTTTCAAACATTGAAGTGTAGGAATGGTAAGTGTTGTTACCACTTTTCCTATAAATGgatgaaaatggtctattttaTAAACCAATCACTTTAATCTAATTTTAGGTCTTGAGGTCAATTTCAACGCACAtcaaaaagttttttaaaaaaaaaatagtctcCCCACAGATTATTTTTTAGGTGaatctttcttatttttcactTGTTTAGGCTTTGTGCTTCTTGTTATTGTTTTTCCTTATTTGACATTAACTAGGTAAAAGTTTGTAGTCAGAGAAACAATTactagtttttcttttcttacctATTCAATCAAGATATTTGTGGAAAAAATCACTCAACATTTTTCAGTGAAAAATTCAGTAGGAATATAGTGAAATTAGTAGCTTCACTAATTTAAATCTGCATTGCATCGAATACGGACCTATTTCCGCTATTCCGACTTCTTATTGAGCGTAGCAAAATCAAAGTTGATGATAAAGtcattcaaaaaaataagagtGTAATTGGAAACAAATAGTTAGTTGTGATTATGTGATACTTTTTAGGGGAAATTTcataaatagtatttttattatgCTCCTTAGCTACGGTTTGTCCATTTACGAGTTGTAGCTATAGTTTAAGCTGCTTCGTCGTTATAATTCGCAGGTTTATATAATTCGCAgataattgagttatttttgcataaactcaaaataacgaATTTATACAAAATCTAAACTTTAAagagttatacaaattatattatacaaaattatattatataaaagttATACAAATCTCGAATTATACAAAGTATACAAACTCAACCGTAATTAATGCTAAATGTTAGTGGAGAATTATAAATCAACTAAACTATAATtatgttaactaattaactagtatatatttgcttattcgcgtaatttttgttattttattttattaaagaaaaagtgGTTGGTGAAGGATAATGAAATGAGGAAATGTCGGTTGGACAAGGGCCACTTTTAGTGATTCATGTTCCTTTAGAATTTATAAAGTGGAACCCTTTGGTTTATACTTGTTGGAGTGCAATTTTCCATTTGAttagatatgattcactttaTTCATATGATTTGAGAATTGATGGATATACTCCACTCCCCATATgatgtttttttatatattaacaaAGTCTAACTAATTTTTTGTACATTATATATTGAAtacatacaaataaataaatgaggGTTATTTAATTCGTTTCTGATTTTCTTAAAAGAAAGTCATAATTCAAGAAGCTAAGTTATTTGTtagtaaaataaacaaaatcaaATGGTCGTAATTAATGAAGCAGTAATAGATTTCtcaaaaagtaataataataataataataataataataataataataataataataataataataataataataataataataataataataataacaaaaataataataataataataataatatatttctcCACAAAATTAATTATGGATGATACATATTGCTAGTCTCTTCGAGTCATCCTTGTAGTCAAATGAGCACAATTCCAATTAGATGTTGATCACACTACCTGTCCAATTAGATTTTTTAGAGTCCGTTTGAATTGATTTATGagttgttttcagttttttttagtgtttggttactcaatttatttattttggcttataagctgaaaacaCTTTATAAACTGTTTTAGATAAGTTAAGTCAAATAGATACTTAATCTTTCTATGTTGACTTTCTAATATACtccatatatatttattttttaaaaaaaacatgcaATTTTATTAAGATTACATTTTTACACATTCCAGGAATGTTTGATGAGTTGAAATGTCTGAAAAATCATTCAACTTAACAATAATTCACCATCAAAGTCACTCgactttattttgtgtttcAGAAGTCATCCGTCTTTCTCTAATTAGTTTTCATGGTCATTTAGCTGAAAATCCAATTTTCGATACTTTTTTAATAATGTAATAGATAtaattttttcagaaaaaaatatttaaaaattaaaattaatcttTAAATTTATTCAGAATCCAACCCACTCTAAATTCGATTCAATTCTTGATCCGACCTACTTAAAATAGATTGACTATATTAACAACAACATTTAACAAGATTAGATTTTGCTGTTTGAAGTATGGAATCTGGTAGAATGGACCATTATAAAAGCAAAGTTTTGATAGTCAGAAGTCATACTCAGAAAAAGCGACTATAAATTAGTagtatttcttttcttatatagatttttttttaatttctatttttcataCACTTTCTCcgtt
The sequence above is a segment of the Solanum dulcamara chromosome 11, daSolDulc1.2, whole genome shotgun sequence genome. Coding sequences within it:
- the LOC129873781 gene encoding auxin-responsive protein SAUR50-like gives rise to the protein MALKKATQTAALKQILKKCSSFGKNENGLPNDVPKGHFVVYVGENRRRYIIPISWLTHPGFQSLLQRAEEEFGFNHDMGITIPCHEHDFSSLISNFDRMH